GGCTACCATCCTGCTGTATCTCAGTCCTGATCAGAATTGATAACAGTGGTCAGGAGGCACCGTCAGAGCCCCTGAGTCTGGCAgtgtcctgcctgcagcaagAAGCAGGACCTGGAAGATCTTCTGTCCCTGGAACTGGATTGCCTCAAAGAGCATCTCACCATCTGGTGACTGTCAGAAAACAATTCTCAAGaagatttctttcaaatattttgcttcaaaaAATAACCTTTAGTCAGGATTAATAGCCTAATGGTTTAGAAACAGAAACCAGAGATGAACTAATAAGGGCTCTATTCTAGCACAGGCACAGACCCCATCCATTCAGTAACAGACACAGAGCCAATGCACTCTGGGGGAAAATGCATCACCTGCCTGATGGCAGGGCCCTTGTGGAAACTGCAGGTCTTAggcaggaaatggaaaaggatgaaatgcattattttgcagtttttagACACCCATTTCCCCCACCTAGGTTTTGAACTAAAGCAGTTCAGGGTGGACATTTGGGATTTGCTCCAGCCCAATTCCTTCGTGCTGGGTCTCAGTTTTCTCTTGCACACCTTGCATGGCAgagggctggtggctgctgcGCTGTTGTTGGAAGGGTCGATGCACCCAGGTGTTTGTgaaggctgcaggcagcagagatctcctgtcTGGGCTGGCTTtcactgccagggcctgaagcgctgcttctttcttctctgctgttttgtcTCCAGGGCTTTCGGAACCGTTTACAAAGGACTGGACAGGGCCACTGGAGGAGAGGTCAGTGCCAACACGCCCAGCACGCctggcagctctccagggctgtcccctctgctgggagctgtggctgcagctttggggGCCAGCAGAGCTTTCCTGCCCCGGCTGCTCCTCTGaaggcagagcagtgtcagcctgcagagcacagctggggcagaCTTGGTCCTTCTGAAGTGCCAAAGGATTGCAAGGAGGGCAGCAGTGTCTGTCAGAGCAGGACACGCTGGCTTGGTCTGCATATCTAAAAATGTGAATGCATCAGCTGCTGGAGACTGAGGCCCAATTTATCTTCACCCCAGCCTTGGACAGGAACACTATTTAGCAGTTTTTCCATCCTGCCTTTCATCTTCTAAGGGTACCTCAATGCCTGATTAGGGAGAGATCCTGCTTGGgctgagtttggggttttagtcCTACTTCAGCTGTtcacagagagagggagagaaatgaGAAGATGGATGTCCAGAGCAAAGGTGTCTCCTAAACCCTGCAGGTGTGTTTGGGtctggtgacagtgacagcctGTTACAGGGATCACCTGAGCAATGgatgtgtgtgtttgctttgttGTTGTCATTGTTTGAGCCTGacacaatgccagtgcccccatgagaatacctctttccctggtatctactgtgagatgtgatcagagacagaacagagcagctccaacttgaggttgaaagggaaaaaaaactttattaacctaaaactacaaagaaaaacacacagaacacaaagAACATAAGacaaaaaccttccaaatttccttctcctccccccaccaaatttccaattccattaccaccctttagtTAATCAATTCTGagttcctcgagaagagaggagtccctcttgcaccaaagaattccccaggaaacagtcaaaatctctcgtgtttccgtgtcacatgtggcaccgcccggagaacatttgccattgtgacttcttccttccatgtccagtgctctcaccactgcacatggaccagagctgcttctagggttttcccTTGCAGTTGCATCTGAAATCATGACCAAATCCCATAGAATTGCTAAAGGGTTCCTGGCTGTTTTGCTCTGTTTCACAGAACCAGATTTATCTCCTGCTTGCAAAATGGGtttgaataataataatgagAGTGTTGAGGCCATTTGAGCAGACTGTAGGTGCAGAGAATGTTGTTAGAGCTTTGAGGCTGACAGCTGAGGGACCATTTCTGCAGAGCTTGCAAGGCCAAATGTCTCTGGCCATGTGTCCTgtgagcagcccccagctggcagagcaatGGGCTGTGGGAATGGCACTTGCTGAGCTCTGGTGTCCCATCCCAAGGCAGTTTGGCCCAGCCCGGCTCCGTCGCTCCAAACAGACTCGCTCCGTGTTTGCTGTGGCCTCCTGCCACAGACTCCTGCAGTTAAAGGGCTGCCATGTCCCTTCAGGTGGCCATAAAGAAAATGAGTCTCAAAGGGCAGAACGGGGAACGAGCTGTGAATGAGATCCTGCTCCTGAAGGACAAGAAGAACCCCAACATTGTCAACTCTTTGGACAGGTGAGTGCTTCAGCTCTCATCCTGTGCCCGGGCACTGCGTTAACCTTTCCTGGCATCCCTAGTCTGTAGCCTGTTTTGAAAATGCCTGACCCAGCCACATCTTCCCCAAACAACAGCCTGGCAGATCACTCCCTCTGTGTGCTTTTgttgctttgctttggtttttcctCCAAGTTGACCCCAACAAGTGCTGATGAAccacagcagaaattatttcccttgGCTTCTTCTTCCCAGCCCTTTTCCATGGCTCCAGAGGCCAGGACGACCAGGTTCTTGTTTCCAGAAATGCCTCCATTTGCCAATTTTTCACTGGCCCGGCCTGTTTCGTGAAGGGACATTCTGAAAGGTTTTCTGACTGCTTTTGTCCCATGCTTGCATGCTACGGCCTCCTCCCCTGGGGAGAACCCGGGGGGACGTCGAAGCCTGGGATCGGGCAGATGCCAAAGGGAGGGACGGAAGTTCAGAAGCTGAAGCcagctggggagaagggaggaggtTCGAAGAACGGACAgtgaactgggaaaaaaaaagcgAACGAGCAGGTTTCAGGGGGCTAAAGAACCAACTAAGGCCAGTCCAAACACACAGGAGACACCAACACCTTTAGACAGAGCAGATTCcaagggcagggcagcctgaaAGCAGGAAGAGGCTCTCACAACTGAAACAAGACCTCCCAGACCAGTGACCTGGAACCCCCCACTCCACTTTTTTTCCCGGCTTCATCTCCCCCCCTCAAGAGGGGTCGAACTTCGAAGCACTGCATCTCACTTCGATCCGCCCTCGCCACTTGTTTTACCTCTTCCAGTCGGCTCCGTGAGATCTGATGCGAGAtctctggctgtgctgatggCTACGCTACATGGATGGACTGGAACGTTCTGCCGAGACGTGTTGTCCGCCAGCAGCACGAAACATGGCTGCCCCGGACGAGGCTGGCAGCTGGCCGCACCGGCGCGTTTTGTGCATGTGGATCCCTGCTGTGTCCCGCTCCATGTGGTGAGGTATCCACGGATGCTGTTAGGATTCCTTCCACACTGCTAGCACGGCATGAGTGAAGCAGGCAGTGGCTCGCATGCTCCGGGCTgttgtttctgtgctgttctgtcCCTGAGGGCTGGAGAGCGACTAGAGGCACCTGCGCTCTGTCATGTGTCAACGGCCTGACCAGCATCACTGCACTGCGAGCTAGGCGTCCGTTCTTGTGTCTAGTCTGACTCACTGCTCAGGTGTGCAGAACTGTCATGCTGCCGGTTTGGATGTGATTCTTGCTGGCCGCGTCAAGTGCTTGTGCCGTGCACGGGCCGTCTTGCCTGCGAGCCTTTGTGGTGCTGACTGCCTTACGTCCTGGCCTGTCCCAGCGAAGAGCTAGCATGCCTGCGCCAGAATTCTGAACTGTCCTGATGCTGGTGCCTGATTTGATATTCCAGCGCCCTATGGTGTTTTGTCCCTGGTGATTTCTTGTATCTTCTGTCAGATGTCTGCCCAGGGCTTTATTTCCTTCCCCACCCATTCGCCAGCATCCACCCGGTTCGCGGCTGTTGGCTCCTCTGGCGTGCTAGTGTAGTGGAGTGAGATTTCCCCTCGTATAACGGCCATCTAGGATAAGGTTATCTAATACCAGCCCGTGATGCCGAGCGGAGTAGTGCACGCGCTTGGCCCAACCATTACCGTACCCTCTGGGCCCCCCCCACGGGCCCACGGCCTTTCTTGTCAGGCTGTGGCGGGATGCTCACTGGCACCCCATCGGACACGCGCGCTCCCGGGCTGTATTCTCCCGGCAGTGTCGGGGTCTGCTCTCCCAGTTGAGCTGGCCAAGTAGCCCCACAAGTGGCTGCTGCGGGGCACGTGCCcgggccctgctgccagctgagagcGGCTGCCCCTGCCGAGAgctcaggagaggagcagggtgccagcagtgcctttgCTCTGGCTATGGCCCTTCCAGAGGGGCAGCAGTGGGAATCTAAAGCTCCAAGGGAATCAGAAAAGCCACTGCATGAAAGCTGAGGGTTTCTGTAAGGGTCCAGTTCCATCTTTCCTTGGCTACAGCCCTGAGGACTTTTCCAGCTGACTTCACTACTGCATTCTCAGACTGAGCATGGGGAATCTTTGTGCTTGGTTTCCTCATTCCAGCTGCCTTTGACAGGGTTTGTTTCTGTCCTCAGCTGATTTTGGCCTCTGcgctcagctcagccctgagcgGGACCGGCGCAGCTCCATGGTGGGCACTGCTCACTGGATGGCCCCAGAAGTTGTGACCAGATCTCCTTATGGCCCCAAGGTGGACATCTGGGCCTTTGGCATTGTGACCATCGAGATGGTGGAAGGAGAACCTCCTTACTTCAGGGAAACGGGGGCCATGGTAAGAGGCAAATTCTCCAGTGGATGCAGAGGcctgtgggcacagggggaccctgccctgggagcagcagctggaggtttctgggaattcccagaggacTCCAGCCTCAACACAGACGAGTATTGTACAGTCTCCAGCAACAATTTGCTTTGGGATTTACGTTGTTGCAGTTCTTCTGGCTGTGAGGATGACATGGAAATGTGAAGCAAGTGCATCAGCTCTAATGTTATCTtgcaagaaaaccccaaaccaaccccaaatTCCACCCCTAAACCCAACAAATTTTCTGCAGGAGTTTCTAAAGGAGGCTTTGCAAGATAATCTCCCCCCTGATTCTTCTCACTGCGAATCTTGTCTAAAACATGAAAATGATTGTTTCACATCCCCATTGTCTAACATATTTCGTTCCTAGTCCAAGCTACATTCTCTGTGTCACCAAGCCTGAGCTTTCAGCATCACAAACCTCCTGTTTATGGCCTGGCAGTTTCTGGGATGGGGCATCAGGAATGCATTTAGTTGAGTGTCAGTGGCACTGCAGAGATGCACTTGATGTAAGAATCCTTTGAAATAACACAGTCAGACCACACTGACTCTGGAAAATGGCCAGTAAAGCTGGTGTCCACATTTGGAGAAGCAAAATGGGCTATTTCTGATGGAGGTTCCTACTGACAGAGTCAGCCAATGAAACTGGCTCTCAAGGCGAGAACATTTGGATGTTGCagtggctgtggcagccccagggtttggggtttttggctGGCCCAGAAAAATGAGCTGTGAGCAGCATCTCTGTCAGGGAGGAAAgtgcccctggagcaggggctgaggacCCGGGGTGGATGTGAGCAGTGTGGGTGTAAAGGAAGCTGGCAGAGCACTGagtttgctttccctgcaggctCGCGCTCTGATCCGGCAGAACGGGACCCcgcagctgcaggagccccgGCGCCTGTCGGCTCTGCTGCGGGACTTCCTCGAGTGCAGCCTGGAGCCGGACGAGGAGCGGcgctgggctgcccaggagctgctgcaggtgaatgccaagggctgcagggcaaGCAGCAGCGCCAGGGAGGGGTTTTCTTGTGGGGCCCCCTCCGACAGTCTCCAGCCTCGCTGCTTTCCACACGCAGAGCGAGCAGAATCCTCGCCTGCTTTGGCTTGGCAGGCTCCTTTCGAGGCCAGCTGGGCCTGGtgccccacagccagcagggacatcttcaacaGGTCAGGGGGCTCCGAGCCCTGCCTGACCTGAGCTTGGAGGTTTCCAGGGAGGAGGCACCTCCCACATCTCTGGGCACCTTCTGTCAGTGTTTCCCCACTCTCCTGGGTAAAAAATTCTCCCTTAGATCTAATCTGAGCCTGCTTCCCTCTCTTGAGTTTCAAAccatttccctttgtcctgtTGCAACAGGGCCTGTGAGGAACTTGACTCTGGGAAGTAACagttcatttctttcttttttatcgTTTTGGGCAGCACCCATTTTTGTCATCAGCCAAGCCTCTCTCCAGCCTGACCCCTCTGATCACGGCAGCGAAGCAACTGAGGGAGCAGCGGAGGAGATGAAGCACTTGAGGGAGCTTCTTGTTACAGTAGTTAGGAGAACTAGTTAGTTTTGGTAGTTAGCACTGATATTTAGTTATGGTAGTTAGTACTGCTAGTTGGTTATGGTAGTTTGCACAGTCTGTTTGTTATGGTTCTTGTTTGTTATGGCAGTGTTTGGAATAAA
This portion of the Serinus canaria isolate serCan28SL12 chromosome 25, serCan2020, whole genome shotgun sequence genome encodes:
- the LOC127060516 gene encoding serine/threonine-protein kinase PAK 1-like, with the translated sequence MVGTAHWMAPEVVTRSPYGPKVDIWAFGIVTIEMVEGEPPYFRETGAMARALIRQNGTPQLQEPRRLSALLRDFLECSLEPDEERRWAAQELLQVNAKGCRASSSAREGFSCGAPSDSLQPRCFPHAERAESSPALAWQAPFEASWAWCPTASRDIFNRSGGSEPCLT